CTCGCAGGCAGATGGGGATTCACGAAAACGGGGCTTGCAATGAACACattcctgagatcacaactgacacggtgtcttgcttttttccttcaagtAACTGTGAAGTCGCCATGCAGGATGGTATATGGACCATGCAGGATGGTATATGGTCATGCGTGTCTCGGTGTGTTAGGGTTGAAGTGACTCTTAGGGAAGTAAAAAAACTGCTAAAAACTAGAATTCTGCAATTTTCAGGATCTGTCTTAAAACTTCCTTGAAAGAATTTTCTGAATCAAATAATACCGCTTAGTTTAAGTTCTGGCTGAAGTGAACCTGGCCAAAGCCCACCCCACTGTCCAGATCCACAGGGGACAGGAGGAGCCAAAGGGCTCATTGTCTCAATGACCCGAAACACCCAACTGTTTCCTGTGCTGCCCTGCGTACTGGGTCGGCATCTATGAAAAGCTAAGGGTGACTAAATAAACTTGCCAATAGAAGGCAAGTAACAGAAAGGGAGTCCTGCGAGTGGAGGAAGAGACCTGAGGACCGGCCGCATGCTTGCAGATGCTCAAGAAGATGCGACCCCAGATCGTCAGCCACCACACTTTATGATGCTCCTTTACCATCACCGCCAAACAAAGCGCGAGCAGAGATGGCTTCGCGGGGTCTCTGCAGGtgggaagcagaggagaggagaggcaggaccccggaggaggggacaggagcgCCCCCGCCCCCTCAGCTCTCCACAATAGTGGTCTCCGGGGTTCTCCCGCTCACGGcaaagtgggaggtgggggtctcCAGCGTTCCCCTGTGCTCTGGGAAGGCCTGGGGCTCCTTTAATTCCAGGACCACCCGGTTCAGAAGGCCCTTGAGCAGCTGCATTTCTTGGAGCAGAAGGTCCACGTCGGGTTTCAGGGCTCCAGCGGACGGTTCCAAGGGCGTTGGCGGGGCGCAGGCGGGCGGCCCAGCTGTGGGGGCTCTGCCCGCGGGGAACTGCAGCCCCGATGAGGTGGTGTTCTGGACGGAGGTGGCCGTCGAGGCCGATCTGGACACCGGGGGCTTTCTGAAGGAAAGCGGCTGGTTACCCGGCGCCAGCGTGGCAGCCTGGGGGACTGCGGCGGAGGTGGACGCCAAGTCCAGCGGAGAACCTGCGAACGCAACACACGGCTCTCGCACAGCCGGCGGCGGAAGCGGGGCGCACCGGCCAGAGGGGAGTAAGGAGGGCCGGGGTGGAgcggaaggggagagggaggagtgaAGAAGAGGGGTTagggtggagaggagagagaaaaggggtgggtgaggagggcagaggggaggcgtggagaggagagaaggggggagTGAGGAGGGCGTAGACCCGGAGATGGAGCTGGAAGGGCCGCGTGACGCGAGGGAGACTCGGGGTGCGGAGGCGGAGGCGGGGCTGCCCGccgcggggtggggtgggatgggttGGGGGGAAACGTGCGGGGAGGTGCGGTCACTCACCGCGCCCGGCAAGCTGCAGCCAAGGGCTGCGTTTCCGGACGCTCCGCGTGGCGGTAGCGGCCTCGCACCAGTACGACTCGAGGTCCTCGACCTCGGACTCGGGGACCGTGTACTCCGCGCCCCAGTCGAAGCGGCGCACGGGGCGACTGTACTTGTAGAAGGCGAACTGCAGCGGCGTGTCGCGCTTCTGCGGGTGCAGGCGGGTGTCGCAGCGCACGGCCACCCCGCCGCGGGCCTCCGCCCGGCCCGTCACCCTCAGCACCGGCGCCGGGAACAGCTCTGCGGAGAGGGGTTCCGGAGGCTGAGGGTACCCGGTGGGCCAGCGCAGGGGTCCCAGGGGACGAGGTCTCGCGCGTCCACGGCCCCGCGACCCCTCTGTCCTTCGGGTTTCCCGTGAGGGCTCCCCGCGGACCAGGGGACAGAGAAGGAGTGCGAGGAGCTGTGTGTGcgtgcagagggagggggaagactTCTGAAGTGTGGGGCAAGGGGCCGAGGCCTCGAAGGACGAGGAAAACTCGCAGGGGAGTCGGGGGAGAGCCGGCAAGACCCTTCCTGTCACATCCGGACTAACACCCAGTTTGATCCcctgacgggggggggggggcgcgtcCGCCTGGCAGGATGCTCCGAGCCATTCCCTCGCCCCACTAGTACAGCGACCCCGACCCCTGCCGCCCCTTTGCCTGGGACTTGGATAGAGCTGCCCCCTATATGGAGTTCCCCTCAGCTAAGAAGTAAGAAGCCGGAGGTGTGCGGGGAGATAGGGACACTCGTCCCCAAGCAGGCTGAGCAGCAGGGGCGCCTTCACAGCGGAGGAGAGGCGAAAGCTTCGGTGGGCTCGGGGAGAAGTCTGCCTCGCGGCGGCTACTTgaacctccttcctccctgccctccttggTTCCCGTCCCAGAACTTCCCAGCGCTCGACTGCCTCCCTCCCGGGGCCGCAGGTGTTCCCACCTTGCACGGTCACGGCCGCCTTGGCGGAGAACATGGGCGCGCTCTCCACCGGGATGCGCATGGTGCCCGAGCACTGGTAGCGGCCGCTGTCGCTGGCGCGCGCCTGCGGCACCGTGTAGTTGGCGCTGGAGTGGAAGTAGCGCACCGCCTTGCCGTCGTGGTAGTAGTGAAGCTTGTAGACCATCTTGTCGTACCAGCCGCGGCAGCGCATGACCAGCGGCTCGCCCTCGAACACCGCCGCATAGGGCACTTGCAGGATCAGCCAGTCTACGACAGTCACCACAGACCGGCCTGATCCCCAGAGAAGTCCAGCCCTGGGGGTCTCCCGTTCTccttggcctccctgctccctgtcccTGCACGGTGGCTCGCCTCCTCCCCACTTAATACACTGCAGGCGGGCGCCCCAGGAGCCTCGGAGCTGGATGCACTGGGACGCGAGGGGAGAGGAAAGCCAATGGCCCCGTCTGCCCTTACGGCTTAGGAAGGCAAAGATGCCTGGTTCTGGGTTCCAGCCCCATCAAAGAGTAATGGCCATCAGGATCAGGTTTACACTCCCCAGGATGCCCTAGGGGCCTTCTTCACCTGGGCCCTGCTTAGCTTTCCAGGACCATCTCAGTATTGTCGCTTGCCCAGTATCTCCCTCACTGTCCCCACCTGCCACTCCTAATGCAGACTAAGTGCAACCTTGCCCAGCATACACGTTGGGAGCACTGTACCTGCTCTGTGCCCGGGACCTTTGTACCTACCAAGAAGACcaccccttacacacacacatctgttttATTGAGACCTACTTGTCCTGTAGGTCTAGCCTTAGACCTTTTCTCCTCTAGGAAACTTCCCTAACCCTGCAGGACAGGGTAGGGCATCTCCCACAGCACCTCACATTTACCATCGTCATCATACCTGATCTGTTCTGGACGCCATTGGAGAAAGAACTCTGCAAGCAACAGTCCCAATCCGTCTGCTACCCTATTCACAGTCGGCAGCCACCTGCTCTCATGGCCAGTGTCTCAACTGAACTAGCAACTTCCAAACAACAAACCAGAGAGTACAGGCAGGAGGTAGAGTCCTGAATACAAACCGTGGCCCATCAGGCTAAGATGATGTGATATTCCCTATCAAGTAGTAATCCTGTACTCTAAAGAATGAACTATTGCTCTTTTCTTATCCTGCTTTGAAACCCTTTACATGACTCCGGGAAGTCAGTTTCTGAATTGAGCCCTATGTACACGTGTGTGTCTGCAATACACTTCTGAGCGCTTTGTTCCACAGCTGCCCTCTTTTTTCCCTGACAACGAgttgtaattcttttttcatcCTCACAACCACCAAAGACACAGATACAATTATTGTCCCTGTTTTGCTGCTGGGAAGCACAGAGAAGCATCGTGCTGTTCAATCAGGAATAATTCTCCCAGCTGCACACAGCCTGCCCAGGGACCCTCACTCCCTACCCCCCCCTTGCTCTTCCCCGTCCTTCGCTGACCCCTCCTCCAAAGTTCCCTGTCCAGTACCCCAGGCCCTTAGAGCCTCTGCCCTTCTGAGCTAGACTCATAAATAAGCACAAATGTTTATTGCTTCCCACTcaggcagaggggggaggggaccTTTGGGGTCAGACAAGCCTTACCTCCTCTCTCACATAACGCCATGCAGGCCTCCACATCTGCAGAGAACCGAGATAgtccccactccccgccccagACGGAGTGGCCCAATGTTCTCTCCCACTGGAGGGCCAGTAAGTCCAGGGGAGATGAGcagagccccacccccaggctcaaaCACTCACCGTTGGAAACAGAGAGGTGGATGGGGTCACTGACAGGTGCTCCCCGAGTCTGGCATCGATACACCCCTGGTGTCTGTACCTCGATGCTCTTCTtgtgggagggcagaaggaggtgGCCCGAGTACCAGAGGGTGCTGATGGGCCGGAGCTCCAGAAGCGGAGGGTGGTACCCATCACAGCGCAAGGTCACGCGCTCCCCCTTGAAGATGGTGGTCCAGGGCGGGTGTAGAGACAATGTGGGCTTCTCCAGAGTagctgggggtgtgtggggggcagTGTGGGCCAGAGAATCAAGGCGAGGTGCCCAGAGTGTGGTCTGAGGTTGGCAAATCTGAGCAAACTCCAGCTTCCAGGACCCAGCCCACatgaccacactgtccccgtggTAGGACACACCACACCGGACTGCAAGCTCCCAGGACCCATTTCGGAGTGCTTAGAAGTAAACTGAGTCACGGGGATTGAGGAGACATGGGAAGAGACACTGTCCCACAACGGCCAGGAAGTGGGGAGGCCCAAGCAGGTcacttgggtgtgtgtgtgtgtgtgtgtgtgtgtgtgtgtggaagttGTCAAAAGTTGGGCTGAGGGATGTCAAGACTCACCAGCTCGCCCGCCGCTTGGGACTGAAAACGAGAGTGAGGGGGAATGTCAGGGacgagaggaaactgaggtacctCTTCACCGCGGGGAAACTCCATGGGTCTCAAGACCtggttttcttctgcttttagtTTCCCTGGCTCTGAGAAAACCCCCTTCTCTTTATCCTCGAAAAATAGTGAACTACTGTTTGGAATTGGGGACTAtcgcccaacacacacacacacacacacacacacacacacacacacacacactctggtcCCCTCTCCCCTACAGCCAGTCCCTATGCTGTTGGTGGTGCACGGAGGACTCACCGAGGAGCAGAAGGGCTGTCAGTGCCCACATGACGGACCTGCCCTCAGTGGCTGCAGGACGACGTCGGCAAtcagtttttaagtgttttgttcCACCGCTGTTCTTTTTCCTTAACACCATGTCATAATTTCATCTTTCATCCTCACAGCAACCAAAGAGGCAGAGACGATTCATGTCTCCATTTTACTACTGGAAAGGCTGACCAGTGCTGAGCCCTGAGCCCCGATGGGGGGACATTGCTCTTCTACCCATTCTCAATTCCTGAAAATGGTGACTGGAGACAGCAGCACGCGGGCTGCATAAGTGTCAGCCCTCCGGTGTCCCAGGCACCAGGCACCGTCTTCCCCAGCACCCCTGAAGCCACCTCACATCTCAGTTCAGCCCCAACCCCTACAGAGAAGGCATTCGGAGCAGAGTTTATGCCCTCTGCAGCCTAAGAAGTCACATCCCACCCCAAACGGTGACAGGTGACCCTGTCTCCTTCAGGGTCCCACTGACatccccctcccattccccctccccccactttccaGCCGGCCCTGTAAACCTCAACTGACAGAAATACCTCCCCATGTCCTCAAGGTCTACCTGGGGCCTTTATTCTGCTCGTTCCCTGCTGGTGCGAGGCCTTGGGAGGCTGGCCCTGGGGTCCCTGTCCCCAGAGCTCAGCCTCCTGAGTGGACAGAAGGGTAGGACTCGCCAACCACCTTCCCTATCACTGTTTTCTGAAGTTCCATTTAAGAAGGGAACTGCAATGcgtttccccttctttctcccttcccgaAAATTTAAACCCTCAGAAAGGTTGTTTTtgaccaccaccccccccccccaccgcatcTCCACTCCAGCATCTCTCACCCTACAGCATCTCCACTCCCTGTGCCTtcctccctctaaccctccctgCAAGCTCTCCCCACCCAGCTTACCTGGTGGAGAGAGGTCACTGCATCAGCCCCTCAGAAACTTCTCAGATCTGACCTCCCAGCTCTAATTCTTGGGCTTCGAGAGCCACGTGATCATACGCTAAGCAATGGGGAACCTGAATTCTCATGTAAATACTTAATGAATTTTCCAACCTGATTGTATGTCTCCTTGGACGGTCTCCTATCCTCACCTGTGGTCTTAGAGTACCAAGCACCTCTTTGCTCTGGGACTGTGGCAGGGAGGAAAAGTACAATATATTAAATACTGTCAACTCCCTTAAACAGTCTTCTCCCTCTTGCTTGCTGATAGCGACTACTCCACTCCAAGAATTCCCTCATGGTTGTTCTTTGTATGGCAgcttttgttaaaaatgcaagtgccctggtggctcagttgttaagtatccagggattaagccccacatcggggtccctgctctgcgggaagtctgcttctcccactcccgctcccccttcttgtattccctctctcactgtctctctctttctctctctctgtcaaataaataaataataaaataaaaatacatattttttataaatatataatatatttttatccccaggagtacaggtctgtgaatcgccaggtttacacacttcacagcactcaccaaagcacataccctccccaatgtccataaccccaccccccttccccaaccctcctcctcccagcaaccctcagttggttttgtgagattaagagtcacttatggtatgtctccctcccaatcccatcttatttcatttattcttgtttcatttattcttgtttcatttattcattttattttaaaataaaaatattttaaaaatgcaaatggctCTTAGGGAAATGTGGTTGGTCATTTAAGGTAGGCTGGCCATTTCAGATCCTGTTTGTGGACAGATTTTAATAAAAGACAGTCATATATGGATCTGTAAACTCATATGGCTCTGAAAAGCAGGGACCTGATTACACCAAATATTCATGAAGTGTATAGTCTTCCTGAAAATCTCTAGACTCATCGATAGACTGTGCTCAGAATCTGGCTTGAAGCATCTCCCACCCAACGTATCTTTATTCCGGGCTTCCTTCTGCATTTTCCCCCATGTTTGATGTTTTTCTCCATCCAAGACTTTTCCCGGCAGAATTTCTAATTCTTCACCTCTTTACTGTGCAGAGATGTAGCAGTTATCACTTGTTACCTGAGCAATTCTTGGAAGCCCTTCATGACGTAATTTGTGGACAAGATACGCATTCTTCTGCTAAGAATTCAGATGACCAAAATGTTCTCAGTGACGATGACAGTACTGCTGCTGCTGACCATGACGGCGACAGTGCCTCCTTTCTCTCCGTGAGTGCTGGAGCAGGGAGCACCTGAGCCCACAGACACCCCATTCCTGTGTTTAATCCTGACAAGGGGCCATTGAGGATGATGATTAGTAACCGaggtggtagagctgggatttgagtaGAAGTCCATCTCACTCCAAAACGTGCGCTGTCTCTCCTGCTCACAGCAGCTTGTCCCCCAGACTGTTTAGGTCCCCTCTCCAGgtctattattcattttttacctCTATGTACActgcccttctcctctgccccccacgAGTACCCATAGCATGTTGCTTTTCAGATGTACCCGATACACACACGTGTTCATCCCTGAGGAATGTCTCGTGTTATTGATATACATAAATGGTATTGTGTTCTAggcattattttctcttttagagaAAAAGCCAGAGGTAAGAGGAGTTTGCCCAGTCCCCTACCCCCCCTTCCCCATTTCTATGACTGAACTGGGATACCTCATCTCATCTTCTCTGGCCCTCGGACTGGGATTTATACCATCAGCTGTCCtgcttctcaggcctttggactcagactgaattacatcttcctgggtctccagcggCAGACGCCCCATCATGGGACTTCTCAGGCTCCATAATCTCATGAAGCaattcctcattctctctctccctttctctctttctctctcagcctctgacaaccaccattctaccaTCTGCTTGAGTCTATTTTAGATTccatacataaataatatttgcctttctgcatctggcttattttgcttagcggaATGTCTTCCAAGTCATCCATGCTGTTGTGAGTGGCAGGACTTTGACACATGCACATGCAAGTCTCACGTTTCCTTCATCCCTTCATCTTCGATAGACGTTTAGCGTTTAGGTCGTTCCCACactttggctactgtgaacaGTACTGCATTGAGcttgggagtgcagatatctcctTGAGATAATGATTTTGTCTCCTTTGAATATGACTCCAGAAGTGGGATTCCTGCTCATAagattgttctttattttttaaaaagattttatttattcatttgagagagagagagagagagagagagagagagaatgcatgaggtagggggaggggcagagagggaggaagagtcagactcctcctgagcaaggagctggactcggggctccatcctaggacctggacatcatgatctgagccaaaggcagatgcttaaccatctgaccTGCcctggagaactttttttttttttttaaggtttatttatttatttgagagggagagagagaaacagtgagcgAGCAAGggaagtgacagagggagagggagagagagaatctcaagcagactctgaccacagagccctacaaggggcttgatctcacaaccctgagatcatgacctgagccaaaaccaagagttggccacttaacccactgcaccacagTGTCCCtcataagatagttctatttttaactttttaaggagcCCCCCATACTGTTTtgtacagtggctgcaccagtttgcattcccaccagcagtgcacagagCTCTCTCTCCTCCAAATTCTCATCACTACTTCtgacttcttgtctttttgatactagccagtCTCACAGGTGTGCAGTGTATCTcctagtggttttgatttgcattttcctgatgactggTGATGTTGAGCGCCTTTTCACATACCTGATGgacattttttggttttattttgagaAACGTCTATGCAGgtccttgcccatttttaattcaagttatttggtttttttcctatttaattgtaagagttccttatatatttcgGATGTTAatgccttatcagataaatggtttgcagatattttctcccatttcatagatttCCCTTTCACTGTGCTTACTGTTTCAATTGCTGTGCTgttgttgtggattttttttccctcacagatGTATAACAGAATAAAGGAACATGTAGCACAATCAACTTATGACTTTATAAACTTCAGTTGAACTCTTCTTTGAAAACCAAGGtcatgttaaatttattttttatagcactttttttttctaacaacaCAATACTCcatatacaaatgtcaaattaAATGAAGATTCTtcagtattgaaaaaaaaattagctattttGTCTGACCTGATTAAGATTGGGGGAAATGTGTGAAACACACACAGTCATGACTTTCAGGTCAACAAACAAAGGTTCACCAAATTCAGTAATACTGAGGGTACACTGGGGCAGTCTTTAACAGGTTGGAATGATTACATGAGGAGGAGCAATAGAGGAAAGAACTACTCCACATAGTAGGTATGTGGCTTTTGTTACatctgagaaaaaataaaggcagcAAACACAtaggaatttgaaaataatttagagaatatatatatttaaaggaaaccTAAATTCTTACtcagagaagatttttaaaattactaataattTATATGTACCTATGTGTTTCTCCCTCGTGGTCTCCCCAGTCAGCCTGTCAAGGTAACTAATACCCTGATCTTGGTGTTTCCACATTCatgccttttaaaaagtttatcctaTGCTAGTATAAGTGCCTAAACAATATATTCTTGtactagtttttaaatttctataaagaGTGTCTTACTATGTGGTATCTTTCCCCTCAATGTTATATTcctcatattttttatattgcttCATTTTAGctatggtttaatttttttactgttgtatAGTATTCCACTCTAAAAATAGCacagttttcccatttttctgttggtGGACAACTGAATTGATTCCAAAGTTTTGCTTTTACAGATAGTGCTATTATGAACATTATTATACTTGTCCTTTGATACACatacactaaaatttattttgggcATATACACCCAGGCATTGGATTCAACTTCACAACACAGTGGTTGTGCTTGATATCTAACCTTGACTTCAGAGACAAAAATCTAATATGGCTGCACTGGGACTTCTGTGGGTCACAGAATCCTAGACTGCACAGCCATAAACCCGAACCAGTGTAACAATTCATCTCTCCCACCCAAACTCCCCAGGctagaggggcagaaggagacaagTAAAAACCCTCCCCCCATTCTTTCAGCTCTGTTCTTGCCTTACCCCGGATGATGGGAGATTCTTTTCTTGAGGCTTCCAAGTAGTTGACTTGGGGGCAGAGTCTGGAGATTTTGCTGATGTCAGACATGACACTCATCCTGTAAGGTCCAGCTTAATTTCGATCTCCTTCTAGGTATCGTCCCTTATCCTGGCCCAATTCAATTCAACTAACAGAATTTTATCACTTAACTATATCTCATTAAACTAGACACCAAAGAATCAATGTGGCACAAAGAGGTCAAGGAGCTCTCAAAGAGCTCACTCTCCAAAAGaagtaaggtttaaaaaaaaaaaaaaatcagatgcagTGTGATCTGAGGAGTGCAGAGCTGACACTTATCTCAGTCAGCTGTATCCATGACTTCCTTCCTGGATCTCTGATAGCTTTTCTTATCTGTACACGGATTCTTTATTCAGCATGAGAGTTTGCATTCATGACAATGGTACCATTTGCTGAAATCAACCCCACTTGAAATGGTTCTAACATAGTATATCCAGCATGGTCCTCTGGCAATTGAGCTTCCATGTTTTCAAATCCACCAAAGTCAAGAAATACCTTTGATCATGATTTCTTGCAACTCCCATTCACACAACTGTGAGCTGATCCTCTCAGGCTGCAAAGACGTTTATCAGCCTTTTCCAGTTCCCAGCTGCCTCCTGATCCTTCCCCCTGAAGGTGTTAGGAACCACCATAAAACTTGCATTTTGGAGAGTGCTAGGAACCACCATAAAACTCATATTTTAATATCCAGCATGATTCtattcctttgtttccttgtggCATGTCTGGAGTGATCACACGCACATTTTTGTAAATCACTGTGGGTCAGTATTGCACAGAATAAATGgcacaaagaaaaaataaggtgGATAACATCATACCACATGATTTAGGATAACATGGTAGAATGCTCATTGACTGAGGTCATTCTAAAATGGTGTGCAAACCGTTGACCAAAGATTACTGT
The window above is part of the Mustela erminea isolate mMusErm1 chromosome 17, mMusErm1.Pri, whole genome shotgun sequence genome. Proteins encoded here:
- the FCRLB gene encoding Fc receptor-like B isoform X1; the encoded protein is MWALTALLLLVPSGGRAATLEKPTLSLHPPWTTIFKGERVTLRCDGYHPPLLELRPISTLWYSGHLLLPSHKKSIEVQTPGVYRCQTRGAPVSDPIHLSVSNDWLILQVPYAAVFEGEPLVMRCRGWYDKMVYKLHYYHDGKAVRYFHSSANYTVPQARASDSGRYQCSGTMRIPVESAPMFSAKAAVTVQELFPAPVLRVTGRAEARGGVAVRCDTRLHPQKRDTPLQFAFYKYSRPVRRFDWGAEYTVPESEVEDLESYWCEAATATRSVRKRSPWLQLAGRGSPLDLASTSAAVPQAATLAPGNQPLSFRKPPVSRSASTATSVQNTTSSGLQFPAGRAPTAGPPACAPPTPLEPSAGALKPDVDLLLQEMQLLKGLLNRVVLELKEPQAFPEHRGTLETPTSHFAVSGRTPETTIVES
- the FCRLB gene encoding Fc receptor-like B isoform X3; this translates as MWALTALLLLATLEKPTLSLHPPWTTIFKGERVTLRCDGYHPPLLELRPISTLWYSGHLLLPSHKKSIEVQTPGVYRCQTRGAPVSDPIHLSVSNDWLILQVPYAAVFEGEPLVMRCRGWYDKMVYKLHYYHDGKAVRYFHSSANYTVPQARASDSGRYQCSGTMRIPVESAPMFSAKAAVTVQVAPCAASTGARSTRSPSPRSRTSSRTGARPLPPRGASGNAALGCSLPGAVLRWTWRPPPPQSPRLPRWRRVTSRFPSESPRCPDRPRRPPPSRTPPHRGCSSPRAEPPQLGRPPAPRQRPWNRPLEP
- the FCRLB gene encoding Fc receptor-like B isoform X2 — protein: MWALTALLLLVPSGGRAATLEKPTLSLHPPWTTIFKGERVTLRCDGYHPPLLELRPISTLWYSGHLLLPSHKKSIEVQTPGVYRCQTRGAPVSDPIHLSVSNDWLILQVPYAAVFEGEPLVMRCRGWYDKMVYKLHYYHDGKAVRYFHSSANYTVPQARASDSGRYQCSGTMRIPVESAPMFSAKAAVTVQVAPCAASTGARSTRSPSPRSRTSSRTGARPLPPRGASGNAALGCSLPGAVLRWTWRPPPPQSPRLPRWRRVTSRFPSESPRCPDRPRRPPPSRTPPHRGCSSPRAEPPQLGRPPAPRQRPWNRPLEP